From Nicotiana tabacum cultivar K326 chromosome 15, ASM71507v2, whole genome shotgun sequence, the proteins below share one genomic window:
- the LOC107781946 gene encoding uncharacterized protein LOC107781946 produces MDLRESVVEVGRVNNKLMTIKLVVGECTLNVVSVYAPQARLDEDVKRSFWEGLDEIVRNISPADRLFIGGDFNEHIGSSAGGYSEGGRHLVTFQSTVAKTQIDYLPLKRCDRGLCKDCKVIPDETLATQHRFLVMEAGIMIRKKKRSVRGRPRIGWSAKDKDQELEGRLSAMWSWKSSGDASIMWSTMADCIRKAGREVLGVSSG; encoded by the exons ATGGATCTTAGAGAGTCCGTGGTAGAGGTTGGGCGGGTGAATAATAAattaatgactattaagttggtggttggtGAGTGTACCCTAAATGTCGTTAGCGTTTACGCGCCGCAAGCACGCTTGGATGAGGATGTTAAAAGGAGCTTCTGGGAGGGATTGGATGAGATTGTGCGTAATATTTCGCCTGCCGATAGGTTATttataggaggagatttcaatgaaCATATTGGGTCGTCTGCAGGTGGCTATAGTGAG GGGGGGAGGCATTTGGTTACTTTCCAAAGcacggtggcgaagactcagattgactatctccccCTCAAGAGATGTgacagagggttgtgcaaggattgcaaggttatcccgGATGAGACCCTAGCGACGCAACATAGGTTTTTGGTGATGGAAGCCGGTATTAtgataaggaagaagaagaggtcTGTACGAGGACGTCCGAGGATCGGGTGGAGTGCCAAGGATAAAGATCAGGAGTTGGAAGGGAGGTTATCGGCTATGTGGTCCTGGAAGAGTAGTGGGGACGCGAGCATTATGTGGTCGACGATGGCGGACTGCATTAGAAAGGCGgggagagaggtgttaggggtttCGTCGGGCTAA
- the LOC107781948 gene encoding uncharacterized protein LOC107781948: MEAEMAKQRLKGCMKVFQSHIDPEKEEQLKCIKLEIESKVKRIVKLSKSINKGSREGNLRRRSELIQLVDDFHKQYKSLYAMYENLRGEIKKNFCAKNEDDAASSSSSVSDSEAYHSPWQFAGESSTYFSNAVNLETASLDLDSLPDSPISSGQEPDSGEFFKDLSNQGKEIENSMTQKLINESAWLKEKVTEKEEELLSLTKKYEVHESERLAQLKKLEDQIDNMKLELETSSVHEKELEEQIVCKSNDIKQLEKDNSGLQAHIQELEAAFREKEDQFSNLLTKFEENQINSMSRINDLMTQANSLQQELDSLHTERNELKHKLFSQEELLSLNNKKSELELSLEKKCHEATVEVKDLTEKVKFLQQELETSSHRKSALELTLKEKTEELSECHLQIEKFKEKLTSASLVEKETLKENEGLKVQVKDLKLELDSLCSQKSDLEKEIRDINREAYRSKLEKEELSDKMSELETKLLEKKEELSTLQKKHEAYMNDMSSQNASLAARISTIQQQLRNGETERIRLQSQLEKEKHESFQNLNEMEKRNAELTTKITDQEKSLRENEDTINKLNEEHKQMKTRLEESKSNLQNAERKIEEMTEELRKKFEDGLRILSRRIRVAEQMHLENKEWYQKTRDSYEKENNDLKEKNASLQFGIRGIKDISLTANDTLASLDTVALKFEECTAHFFNRISKVSCELKFVKDWVMRKNKAIVHVQDDLDCLLAQLDDKEAEILVYREKVWKSDNKVRELEKMIKEKDDGMLALKEEKREAIRQLCIWIDYHRSRSDYYQKSLSVFGSRRNL, from the exons ATGGAAGCAGAAATGGCGAAACAACGTTTGAAGGGTTGCATGAAGGTTTTTCAGAGTCATATTGATcctgaaaaagaagaacaattgaaATGCATAAAATTAG AGATTGAAAGCAAAGTAAAAAGGATTGTAAAGCTGAGCAAGAGTATAAACAAAGGAAGTAGAGAAGGGAACTTAAGGAGAAGATCAGAACTTATCCAACTTGTCGATGATTTTCACAAACAATACAAGTCCCTCTATGCTATGTATGAAAATCTCAGaggggaaataaagaaaaacttttgtgCCAAAAATGAGGATGATGctgcgtcttcatcttcttcagtttCAGATTCAGAAGCATACCATTCCCCTTGGCAATTTGCTGGCGAAAGCAGCACATACTTTTCCAATGCTGTAAATTTGGAAACTGCAAGTTTGGATTTGGATTCATTACCTGATTCACCAATATCTTCCGGTCAAGAACCGGACTCTGGAGAATTTTTCAAGGACCTGAGCAATCAAGGCAAAGAGATCGAAAATAGCATGACACAGAAGTTGATAAATGAATCGGCTTGGTTAAAGGAGAAAGTaactgaaaaagaagaagaactcTTGTCTCTTACCAAGAAATATGAAGTTCACGAGAGCGAGAGGTTGGCTCAACTGAAGAAGTTAGAGGATCAAATTGATAATATGAAGCTTGAGCTTGAAACCTCTAGCGTACACGAGAAAGAACTTGAAGAGCAGATTGTGTGCAAGTCGAACGATATTAAACAATTGGAAAAGGATAATTCAGGTTTGCAAGCTCATATCCAAGAATTGGAGGCAGCATTCAGAGAGAAAGAAGATCAATTTTCTAATCTTCTTACAAAGTTTGAGGAAAATCAGATCAACTCAATGTCTAGAATTAATGATTTGATGACACAAGCAAATAGTCTGCAGCAAGAGTTAGACTCTTTACATACTGAAAGGAATGAACTAAAACATAAGTTGTTTTCACAAGAAGAGCTCTTGTCCTTAAACAATAAAAAATCCGAGTTGGAGTTGTCACTGGAAAAGAAGTGTCACGAGGCAACTGTCGAAGTTAAGGATTTAACCGAAAAGGTTAAGTTTTTGCAGCAGGAGTTGGAAACCTCGAGCCATCGTAAATCAGCACTAGAGTTGACACTCAAAGAAAAGACTGAAGAGCTATCGGAATGTCATCTCCAGATTGAAAAGTTCAAAGAGAAACTAACAAGCGCCAGTTTGGTTGAGAAGGAAACATTAAAAGAGAATGAAGGCTTAAAAGTACAGGTAAAAGACTTGAAATTGGAATTAGACTCACTCTGCAGCCAAAAGAGTGACTTGGAAAAGGAAATAAGGGATATTAACCGAGAAGCTTATCGTTCAAAGTTAGAAAAAGAGGAGCTAAGTGATAAGATGTCAGAGTTAGAAACCAAACTACTAGAGAAGAAAGAAGAGCTCTCAACTCTTCAAAAGAAACATGAGGCCTACATGAATGATATGTCCAGTCAGAATGCATCTTTGGCAGCACGAATTAGCACGATTCAACAACAGCTGCGAAATGGGGAAACTGAAAGAATTCGTTTACAGTCACAGCTTGAGAAAGAGAAACATGAGTCCTTTCAAAACCTTAATGAAATGGAAAAGAGAAACGCTGAATTGACAACGAAGATCACAGATCAGGAGAAGTCACTAAGAGAAAATGAAGATACTATTAACAAGTTGAATGAGGAACATAAGCAAATGAAGACCAGGTTAGAAGAATCCAAATCCAATTTGCAAAATGCTGAAAGgaaaatagaagaaatgacaGAAGAACTGCGCAAGAAGTTTGAAGACGGTTTGAGAATCTTGAGTAGAAGGATCCGCGTGGCAGAACAAATGCACCTTGAGAACAAGGAGTGGTACCAGAAAACAAGAGACTCGTACGAGAAAGAAAATAATGATCTAAAAGAAAAGAATGCAAGTTTGCAATTTGGTATTAGGGGGATTAAGGATATATCATTGACAGCAAACGACACGCTAGCTTCACTAGACACAGTGGCTCTAAAATTTGAGGAGTGTACAGCTCATTTCTTTAATCGAATATCCAAGGTATCTTGTGAGCTGAAATTTGTAAAAGATTGGGTTATGAGGAAAAATAAAGCGATAGTACATGTCCAAGATGATCTAGATTGCTTACTTGCACAGTTAGATGACAAGGAAGCAGAGATATTAGTGTATAGAGAGAAAGTTTGGAAGTCAGACAATAAGGTTAGAGAATTGGAGAAAATGATAAAGGAGAAAGACGACGGGATGTTAGCTCTCAAGGAGGAAAAGAGGGAAGCCATTCGACAACTATGTATATGGATTGATTACCATCGAAGTCGCTCTGATTATTACCAAAAATCACTTTCTGTCTTTGGCAGTAGAAGGAATCTTTAG